The Wolbachia endosymbiont of Ctenocephalides felis wCfeT genome includes a region encoding these proteins:
- a CDS encoding class I fructose-bisphosphate aldolase, with the protein MSDKVKQILSCYESENPGVRANLTRILMHGKLGGTGKLVVLPVDQGFEHGPIKSFEINPDAYDPHYHFQLAADSGVSAYAAPLGMIEAGASTYAGVLPLILKLNSSNSLHAKDLTSDQAITASVKDALSLGCAAVGFTIYPGSAKCFDMMEEAREIIAEAKSYGLAVVLWSYPRGEGISKKGETAVDVIAYAAHIAALLGANIIKVKLPAQHLEKEKIEAGNINSLSKRIEYIKKSCFAGKRIVVFSGGESKAVDDIYNEAKEIKQGGGNGSIIGRNTFQRKKADALSMLEAIMDIYA; encoded by the coding sequence ATAAGCGATAAAGTAAAGCAAATCCTCAGTTGTTATGAAAGTGAAAACCCTGGGGTAAGGGCTAATCTTACTCGTATTTTAATGCATGGAAAGCTTGGAGGTACCGGCAAACTGGTAGTTCTTCCTGTTGATCAAGGATTTGAACACGGACCAATTAAAAGTTTTGAAATCAACCCTGATGCCTATGATCCACATTATCATTTTCAGTTAGCAGCTGATTCGGGAGTAAGTGCATATGCTGCTCCCCTTGGTATGATTGAGGCTGGTGCTTCCACTTATGCTGGAGTTCTTCCACTTATTTTAAAACTCAATAGCTCCAACTCTTTGCATGCAAAAGATCTTACTTCTGATCAGGCAATAACTGCTTCTGTGAAAGATGCGCTGAGTTTGGGTTGCGCGGCTGTTGGATTTACTATATATCCTGGTTCTGCTAAGTGTTTTGACATGATGGAAGAAGCTCGTGAAATTATAGCCGAAGCTAAATCCTATGGATTGGCAGTAGTGCTATGGTCCTATCCTCGTGGTGAAGGAATTTCCAAAAAAGGAGAAACAGCTGTTGATGTTATTGCTTACGCCGCTCACATTGCAGCTTTACTTGGTGCTAATATAATAAAAGTAAAGCTTCCAGCTCAGCATTTGGAGAAAGAAAAAATAGAGGCAGGAAATATTAATTCATTATCTAAGAGAATCGAATATATTAAAAAATCTTGCTTTGCGGGAAAAAGAATAGTAGTTTTTTCTGGTGGAGAGTCGAAAGCAGTGGATGACATATATAATGAAGCGAAAGAAATAAAGCAAGGTGGTGGAAATGGCTCAATCATTGGGCGTAATACTTTTCAACGGAAGAAAGCAGATGCTTTATCTATGCTAGAAGCTATCATGGATATATATGCGTAA
- a CDS encoding ankyrin repeat domain-containing protein: MSITSKFIIKAAENNKTKVVKRSIKLQKKLSDSFDIGQIRDKDGNTTLHYAARNSNHEMVKLLIKYGVDVNTKNRHGQTALTFAIGNFLTGKNVFNYYKRSPSLIDDPNNQFRDGDAIFTIYLLLIAGTEYNKAEFNVLLGIMKSYEDRGKYVYYCEEIKKVLYAKTPISFDKTQKNVGNNNNVYDVPENCTSENIYEEIDDSIGNGNTKHSICDESYDSGIESGEDTPDSKMSKNSTKSIANIEKL; this comes from the coding sequence ATGAGTATCACAAGTAAGTTTATAATTAAAGCTGCAGAAAATAACAAAACAAAGGTTGTAAAACGGTCTATTAAACTTCAGAAAAAGTTATCTGACTCATTTGATATAGGACAAATACGTGATAAAGACGGTAATACAACTTTGCATTATGCTGCAAGAAACTCCAATCACGAAATGGTAAAATTATTGATAAAATACGGAGTTGACGTTAATACGAAAAATCGGCACGGACAAACAGCTTTGACTTTTGCTATAGGTAATTTCCTTACAGGAAAGAATGTATTTAATTATTATAAGCGGAGTCCATCTTTAATTGATGACCCTAATAATCAATTTAGGGATGGAGATGCTATATTTACTATCTATTTACTATTAATAGCAGGAACAGAATATAATAAGGCGGAATTCAATGTATTATTAGGAATCATGAAATCCTATGAAGATAGGGGTAAGTATGTATATTACTGTGAAGAAATAAAGAAAGTCTTATATGCTAAAACTCCAATCAGCTTTGATAAGACTCAGAAAAATGTTGGCAACAATAACAATGTATATGACGTTCCAGAAAATTGCACTTCAGAGAACATCTATGAGGAAATAGATGATAGTATAGGTAATGGTAACACAAAGCACAGCATTTGCGATGAATCATATGATTCTGGCATTGAATCTGGTGAAGACACTCCAGATTCTAAGATGTCTAAAAATTCTACGAAGTCTATCGCTAATATAGAAAAATTATAA
- a CDS encoding HesB/IscA family protein, with translation MSTNYNINLTDNALKKIHSLVEQEGDKNSVLRIAVSGGGCSGFKYNFLMDQINKGISMIDDDDEDDEDYDSSEDDEDIEEDEDYRVQSSFSEKKKDIVINDENGNPVLMVDNCSAKFLNNSVIDYTENLSGSGFQIKNSLAKSQCGCGNSFSV, from the coding sequence ATGTCAACAAATTACAACATTAACTTAACTGATAATGCATTGAAAAAGATACACTCTCTTGTTGAACAAGAAGGGGATAAAAACTCAGTTTTACGCATAGCAGTTTCAGGTGGTGGGTGTTCTGGTTTTAAATACAACTTCCTTATGGATCAAATAAATAAGGGTATCTCTATGATCGATGATGATGACGAAGATGATGAAGATTATGATAGTTCAGAAGACGATGAAGATATCGAAGAAGATGAAGACTATAGAGTTCAGTCTAGCTTCAGTGAAAAAAAGAAGGATATAGTAATTAACGATGAGAATGGGAATCCTGTTCTTATGGTTGATAATTGTTCAGCAAAGTTTTTAAATAACTCAGTAATAGATTATACTGAAAATTTGAGCGGTTCTGGGTTTCAAATAAAAAATTCTCTTGCTAAATCTCAGTGTGGGTGCGGTAATAGCTTTTCAGTTTAA
- a CDS encoding deoxyguanosinetriphosphate triphosphohydrolase has translation MPNNNFLLNYACFSNKTKGRYFKEQEDEDRSCFQRDRDRIIHSNAFRKLEYKTQVFINYEHDYYRTRLTHSLEVAQIARSIARRLSLDEDITECIALAHDIGHPPFGHAGEDALKKSVQDLNVDSEKYEFDHNVQAIRIVTYLEQKHADFDGMNLSWEVVEGIAKHNGPLLGKYAKSPANNELLLGYNEKYDLKLEEFSSIEAQVASIADDIAYSVHDLDDALRANLVTIEDLLKVPLIGDIFKEVDNKYKNLPQSKLIHESLSRTTGVMVRDVISQVEQDIKNLNINNVEDVRKLDRMLVTFSPQVADATQEMKKFNIQKIYRSYQLNRTMSKAKRIVKELFQCFYDNPGLLPTEWGDLAHDKSQRSMVICDYISGMTDRFAIQEHRRIFDTSYEMTSF, from the coding sequence ATGCCAAACAATAATTTTCTATTAAATTATGCGTGTTTTTCCAATAAAACAAAAGGAAGATACTTCAAAGAACAGGAAGATGAAGATCGCAGTTGTTTTCAACGTGATAGAGACCGAATCATTCACTCTAATGCATTTAGAAAGTTAGAATATAAAACACAAGTTTTTATAAATTATGAGCACGATTATTATCGCACTCGACTGACTCATAGTCTTGAAGTTGCACAAATTGCAAGATCTATTGCACGCAGACTTAGCTTAGATGAAGATATTACTGAATGCATAGCACTTGCACATGATATCGGTCACCCTCCATTTGGCCATGCAGGTGAAGATGCTTTAAAAAAGTCAGTTCAAGATTTAAATGTCGATAGTGAAAAGTACGAATTCGATCATAACGTTCAGGCTATAAGAATTGTAACCTATCTTGAGCAAAAGCATGCCGATTTTGATGGTATGAACTTGAGTTGGGAAGTAGTTGAAGGAATTGCAAAACATAATGGACCGTTACTTGGAAAATACGCTAAATCTCCCGCGAATAATGAATTATTGCTGGGGTATAATGAAAAATACGATTTAAAACTTGAAGAATTCTCAAGCATAGAAGCGCAAGTAGCTTCAATCGCTGATGATATTGCTTACAGTGTGCACGATCTTGATGATGCATTAAGGGCAAATCTGGTAACAATTGAAGATTTGCTGAAAGTTCCTTTAATCGGAGATATATTCAAGGAAGTAGACAATAAGTATAAAAATTTACCTCAAAGTAAACTCATACATGAATCACTGAGTAGAACAACAGGTGTTATGGTGAGAGACGTTATCTCTCAAGTTGAACAAGATATTAAAAATCTTAACATAAATAATGTAGAGGATGTAAGAAAGCTAGACAGAATGTTGGTCACATTTTCACCTCAAGTTGCAGATGCCACACAAGAAATGAAGAAATTCAACATACAAAAAATATATAGAAGCTATCAACTTAATCGCACGATGAGTAAAGCTAAACGTATTGTGAAAGAACTTTTTCAATGTTTTTATGATAATCCAGGGCTACTACCAACAGAATGGGGCGATCTTGCTCACGACAAATCTCAGCGCTCTATGGTAATATGTGACTACATATCTGGTATGACAGATAGATTTGCAATACAAGAACACAGAAGAATTTTTGATACCTCATATGAAATGACTTCCTTCTGA
- the ribD gene encoding bifunctional diaminohydroxyphosphoribosylaminopyrimidine deaminase/5-amino-6-(5-phosphoribosylamino)uracil reductase RibD, producing MTDDYFMSIALKLAEKNLGNVAPNPAVGCVIEKDGTVVGEGYTGIGGRPHAEVVALQNAKEKAQGATMYVTLEPCCHHGVTGPCTEVIIEAGIKRVVVATTDPDSRVSGGGIKALKEAGIEIKQGIMQKEAEALNIGFFYTKKLNRPFITCKIATTLDGKIATYTGDSKWITGEDTRNWIHKLRSQYDAIMIGSNTLINDNPLLTCRLPGLGDRSPIRLIIDSQGRLKEEHNIVKTADKVTTWVITNKEIEKKIKNINYLMVNSNNKHPAISESATRMTSDRKEPNNDKICLKDMASKLASEVCITRLLVEGGGVLITELLKFNLIDRLIICRSGKILGNDATPFIGDLGIQSIDKCYQFKKAKIMDFSEDMVEVWDRVNKVSIQVYDLRSNSQ from the coding sequence ATGACAGATGATTATTTCATGTCAATTGCACTAAAGCTTGCAGAGAAAAATCTTGGAAATGTTGCACCAAATCCTGCTGTTGGATGTGTTATCGAAAAAGATGGCACAGTAGTTGGTGAAGGATACACCGGCATCGGCGGACGACCACATGCAGAAGTCGTTGCATTACAAAACGCAAAAGAGAAAGCTCAAGGTGCAACTATGTATGTAACTCTTGAGCCATGTTGTCATCATGGAGTTACAGGGCCATGCACTGAAGTAATCATTGAAGCTGGAATAAAAAGAGTAGTAGTTGCAACTACTGATCCAGATTCTAGGGTTTCAGGTGGTGGTATAAAAGCTTTGAAAGAGGCTGGAATTGAAATCAAGCAAGGAATAATGCAAAAAGAAGCAGAAGCATTGAATATCGGTTTTTTCTATACAAAAAAGCTAAACAGGCCATTTATTACTTGCAAAATTGCAACAACGCTTGACGGGAAAATTGCAACATATACTGGTGATAGCAAATGGATAACAGGTGAAGATACAAGGAATTGGATACATAAGCTGAGATCGCAATACGATGCGATTATGATAGGTAGTAACACTCTTATTAATGATAATCCACTTTTAACCTGTAGGTTACCAGGGCTTGGAGATAGATCACCAATAAGGCTCATAATAGATAGCCAAGGAAGATTGAAAGAAGAACATAATATTGTAAAGACTGCTGATAAAGTGACAACTTGGGTAATTACAAATAAAGAAATAGAAAAAAAGATAAAGAATATTAACTACTTGATGGTTAATTCAAATAACAAACATCCTGCCATCTCAGAGTCAGCCACTCGAATGACATCAGACCGAAAAGAACCAAATAATGACAAAATCTGCCTCAAAGATATGGCATCAAAACTTGCCTCAGAAGTTTGCATAACAAGGTTATTAGTTGAGGGCGGAGGGGTGTTAATTACAGAGCTGCTAAAATTTAACTTAATTGATAGATTGATAATCTGCCGCAGTGGTAAGATTTTAGGTAACGATGCCACACCATTTATAGGGGATTTGGGGATTCAATCTATTGATAAATGCTATCAATTTAAAAAGGCAAAAATAATGGATTTCAGCGAAGATATGGTTGAAGTGTGGGATAGAGTTAACAAGGTATCCATTCAGGTGTATGACTTAAGAAGCAATAGCCAGTAG
- the dapA gene encoding 4-hydroxy-tetrahydrodipicolinate synthase: protein MKSSTTFLWTACVTPFSEDGSRVDYKSLQHLLTMQEKAKNGVLLLGSTGESLSLTDSEKRKIVEFVCNLKLNTKIMVGVPGVNLAQALEWLDFCQDMPIDSYLMTTPIYTKPGVIGQTLWFEKLLEKTHVPAMLYNIPSRAGVNLHSKTVHNLSGHEKFWAIKDSSGTTQMLIEYKKAASNVEVFCGDDDMIPYMAINGAAGLVSVAANIWPCEVHTYVKKCLNGENPPTHNWLKACKALFTASNPIPTKALLHNMKLIEYKTVRLPLSVKDLSHHLEMPVLDLDYHT, encoded by the coding sequence TTGAAGTCATCTACAACATTCTTGTGGACTGCGTGCGTTACACCCTTTAGTGAAGACGGGAGCAGGGTAGACTATAAAAGCTTGCAGCATTTGCTTACTATGCAAGAAAAAGCTAAAAACGGTGTGTTGCTCCTTGGTAGCACTGGCGAGAGTCTCTCGCTTACTGATTCTGAAAAACGTAAAATAGTAGAATTTGTATGTAATCTAAAATTAAACACAAAAATTATGGTCGGTGTGCCAGGAGTAAATCTTGCTCAGGCATTAGAATGGCTGGATTTTTGCCAAGATATGCCAATCGACAGCTATCTCATGACAACACCAATTTACACAAAACCTGGAGTCATTGGGCAAACTTTGTGGTTTGAAAAGCTACTTGAGAAAACACATGTGCCAGCCATGCTCTATAATATTCCATCAAGAGCTGGAGTAAATCTACACTCCAAAACAGTACACAATTTATCTGGCCACGAAAAATTTTGGGCCATTAAAGACTCAAGTGGCACTACTCAGATGCTCATTGAGTATAAAAAAGCTGCTTCAAACGTTGAGGTATTCTGTGGCGACGATGATATGATACCCTATATGGCCATCAACGGTGCAGCAGGACTTGTCTCTGTCGCTGCTAACATTTGGCCATGTGAAGTTCATACGTATGTAAAAAAATGCCTAAATGGTGAAAATCCACCAACACATAACTGGTTGAAAGCTTGCAAAGCGCTTTTTACTGCTAGCAATCCAATACCAACCAAAGCGCTGTTACACAACATGAAGCTCATAGAATACAAAACTGTCCGTCTACCCCTCAGCGTCAAAGATTTATCCCATCATTTGGAAATGCCTGTGTTGGATCTGGATTATCACACATAG
- the ssb gene encoding single-stranded DNA-binding protein → MSSGSVNKVILIGNLGKDPEIRTTQNGKEMASFSIATSESWTDKLSGMRSEKTEWHNIVVFSEGLVRVVKDFARKGSKVYVEGSLRTRKWTDQNGNERYTTEVVLQNFNHNLTLLDSRNNSTEKPNETEQKSNYENFSNDIKEESLIDDEIPF, encoded by the coding sequence ATGTCCAGTGGAAGTGTAAATAAGGTTATATTAATTGGAAATTTAGGGAAAGATCCTGAAATTAGAACCACACAAAATGGGAAGGAAATGGCAAGTTTTTCAATTGCAACATCCGAAAGTTGGACTGACAAGCTCTCTGGTATGCGCTCCGAAAAGACAGAGTGGCATAATATTGTGGTTTTTAGTGAAGGATTAGTAAGAGTAGTTAAAGATTTTGCCCGCAAAGGCAGCAAAGTTTATGTTGAGGGCTCTTTAAGAACAAGAAAATGGACTGATCAAAATGGCAATGAAAGATATACAACAGAAGTAGTACTACAAAATTTTAATCATAATCTTACTTTGCTTGACTCACGCAACAACTCTACTGAAAAACCAAATGAAACAGAGCAAAAAAGTAATTATGAAAACTTTAGTAATGATATTAAGGAAGAGTCGTTGATTGATGATGAAATACCATTTTAA
- a CDS encoding porin, with protein MKLKHGLVALLFLQNYADARVILDKERVYAELDGKVDLKFGYSFEGESFDDKPHDKTSSSSDLRLLYLQRVYTSTQMGFNVKVELSDIKEFNAEKIKLKEGYFIIKNQGLGSIEFGRRDLVSQSMLINTSKIYAAAGGVNGNWANYANLRGEYKRVDGGGYDRDRVFWVKPNIYSNYNGLKANATMSYISPEFYNFKLGLSYLPGENNLQYSNLIAAGLSYNGSLSDDINFTTAVTGEFARENFSDCENEDPANIQCHNQLMHWNFGVNVKFFSLSGIFSCGNGGKSGQRFDPETNNTYYVNAGVGYHFDSRKFSLTYFNSGREIAGAGKNELTSYAISLEYPLAIGTSYYFDIVKFNTKEPKVINNNSGYVLLAGLKLSFD; from the coding sequence ATGAAGTTAAAACACGGCTTAGTAGCATTATTGTTCTTGCAAAACTATGCTGATGCTAGAGTAATTTTAGATAAGGAAAGAGTTTATGCAGAGTTAGATGGGAAAGTAGACTTAAAATTTGGCTATTCATTTGAAGGGGAGTCTTTCGATGATAAACCTCACGATAAGACCTCAAGTTCTTCAGACTTGCGCCTCCTTTATCTGCAGCGTGTGTATACAAGCACTCAGATGGGATTTAATGTTAAAGTTGAACTTTCCGACATAAAAGAATTTAACGCAGAAAAAATAAAGCTAAAGGAGGGATATTTCATCATTAAAAATCAAGGACTTGGCTCTATTGAGTTTGGCAGGAGAGATTTAGTCAGTCAGAGTATGTTAATTAACACTTCGAAAATTTATGCAGCAGCAGGTGGAGTGAATGGGAATTGGGCAAATTACGCAAATTTGCGTGGTGAATATAAAAGAGTTGATGGAGGAGGGTATGATAGAGATAGGGTTTTTTGGGTAAAGCCCAACATTTACAGTAATTATAATGGGCTGAAGGCAAATGCGACAATGAGTTATATTTCTCCTGAGTTTTACAATTTTAAATTAGGATTGAGCTACCTACCAGGTGAAAATAATTTGCAGTATAGTAATCTCATCGCTGCAGGGCTCTCATACAATGGTAGCCTGTCTGATGACATAAATTTTACCACTGCTGTAACTGGTGAGTTTGCAAGAGAAAATTTTAGTGATTGCGAAAATGAAGATCCTGCCAATATCCAATGTCATAATCAGTTAATGCACTGGAATTTTGGTGTAAACGTAAAATTCTTTAGCCTAAGTGGTATTTTCTCATGTGGCAATGGTGGTAAATCAGGCCAGAGATTTGATCCTGAAACAAATAACACATACTACGTAAATGCAGGTGTTGGTTATCATTTTGATTCTCGTAAATTTAGTTTAACATATTTTAATAGCGGTAGAGAAATTGCCGGTGCGGGTAAAAATGAATTGACTTCATATGCCATAAGTCTTGAATATCCGCTTGCTATCGGCACTTCATACTATTTTGATATTGTAAAATTTAACACTAAAGAACCTAAAGTGATAAACAACAACTCTGGCTATGTGCTGCTGGCTGGATTAAAGTTAAGTTTTGATTAG
- a CDS encoding type II secretion system protein GspD, with the protein MAIFKYLIILFIVSCTHLPIKQHKKSFSSFDNENHYHDVSKHHGYLMQYKPIAKEDEPPVPEVIPLPIILPDITASNQVISINVSEEVPVKELLMEIGKLSDINLDIDPEISGSIILKLRDKNINEAIQNIADSAKLRCSVSNGVIRVEQDLPYSKNYYVDFINVQHSAQSSFVINNNITSDGESDDSNNVMKSQYVSDLWTSLEKGLNTIMDVNGVDDGEFMSSSRETGVIILNARKGVHKAVEEYINQAKRLASSQVMIEAKIVEVILDDKYISGMNLSDLHNSGDINEEMNFGVGNLTDLIKNLDKFGTSTVVSSPRVHAVNNQQAMISFVKNHVYFTSEVQKDAENSNHILITKMNSVPIGIVLIIHPSINLDTNEIFMNVHPTLSRISSYTQDPGIEYISQQSGATLNSDIPIVEIREMNSMLKIKNGEIMVIGGLIEHREDKQSLSHHKSQELADNTRTVETVIFLKATIVPTFGLLDSKDKGLYALSNQLF; encoded by the coding sequence ATGGCTATCTTTAAATATTTAATAATCCTTTTCATTGTTTCTTGTACCCATCTTCCCATCAAGCAGCATAAGAAAAGCTTCTCTAGTTTCGATAACGAGAATCATTACCACGATGTAAGCAAGCACCACGGTTATTTAATGCAGTATAAACCTATTGCGAAAGAGGATGAGCCACCAGTGCCAGAAGTTATTCCTCTGCCAATAATACTTCCAGATATTACAGCTAGTAATCAGGTCATTTCTATCAATGTCAGTGAAGAAGTGCCAGTAAAGGAGCTATTGATGGAAATTGGAAAACTATCTGACATTAATCTCGACATAGATCCAGAAATATCAGGGAGTATTATTTTAAAGCTTAGAGATAAAAATATAAATGAGGCTATCCAAAATATAGCTGACAGCGCTAAATTGCGTTGTTCAGTCAGTAATGGCGTCATTAGAGTGGAGCAGGATTTACCATATTCGAAAAACTATTACGTAGACTTTATTAATGTTCAGCACTCTGCTCAAAGTAGTTTTGTTATTAATAATAATATTACTAGTGACGGTGAGAGTGATGACTCTAATAATGTCATGAAATCTCAATATGTCAGTGATTTATGGACTTCATTAGAAAAGGGCTTGAATACAATAATGGATGTTAATGGAGTAGATGATGGTGAATTTATGTCATCAAGCAGAGAAACTGGTGTTATCATTTTAAATGCTAGGAAAGGTGTCCATAAAGCTGTTGAAGAGTATATTAACCAAGCTAAAAGATTAGCATCATCTCAAGTGATGATAGAAGCAAAGATAGTTGAAGTTATATTGGATGACAAATACATTTCTGGTATGAATTTAAGTGATTTACATAATAGCGGAGATATCAATGAAGAAATGAATTTTGGTGTAGGAAATTTAACAGATTTAATAAAAAATTTAGATAAATTTGGCACTTCTACAGTAGTATCAAGCCCTAGAGTGCACGCTGTAAATAATCAGCAAGCAATGATTTCATTTGTTAAAAATCATGTTTATTTCACTTCTGAGGTACAAAAAGATGCTGAAAATTCCAATCACATTTTAATTACAAAGATGAATAGTGTACCAATAGGCATTGTGTTAATAATTCATCCTAGCATTAACCTTGATACTAATGAAATCTTCATGAACGTACACCCAACTTTGTCAAGGATCAGCAGTTACACTCAAGATCCGGGGATAGAATATATTTCACAGCAGAGTGGAGCAACATTAAATAGCGATATTCCAATTGTTGAAATCAGAGAGATGAACTCCATGTTAAAAATTAAGAATGGCGAAATCATGGTAATTGGTGGGCTTATAGAGCACAGGGAAGATAAACAAAGTTTATCGCACCATAAGTCACAAGAATTAGCAGATAATACTCGAACAGTAGAAACTGTTATTTTCCTGAAGGCTACAATCGTGCCAACATTTGGCTTGCTGGACAGTAAAGATAAAGGTTTGTATGCGCTAAGCAACCAACTATTCTAA